The Tumebacillus amylolyticus genome window below encodes:
- a CDS encoding MBL fold metallo-hydrolase, which yields MLHKIPIPTPFPVGNINVYLLKGRDCLTLVDTGPLTQEAQEALDAGLQNVGVRVEDLDQILLTHYHCDHVGLVENLVKRSRAKVLAHPFTGPQISRNPEFEDARREFYLGLYRGLGLNEEQKDKALGQVFDYLDYVGVGHVDVELQEGDRVPGHEEYEVLYTPGHALDHISLYDEQGGVMVLGDHLIKHISSNAFLEPPIRRGGERPRMLMLYQEALRKVQALDWEVGYAGHGGEVRGHKELIAERLLNMERRAEKVLDVVRSGINTGIEITLTMFPRHLEQLPLIISETVGHLDWLVHDGKLKVEDDGGLWRYSVAEECVR from the coding sequence TTGCTGCATAAGATCCCAATTCCCACGCCGTTTCCGGTGGGCAACATCAACGTGTATTTGCTGAAAGGCCGAGATTGCTTGACGCTGGTGGATACCGGACCGTTGACGCAAGAGGCGCAGGAAGCGCTCGACGCGGGCCTGCAGAACGTCGGAGTGCGGGTGGAGGACCTCGACCAGATTTTGTTGACGCACTACCACTGCGACCATGTCGGGCTGGTGGAGAACTTGGTGAAACGAAGTCGTGCGAAAGTCCTGGCACATCCGTTCACGGGGCCGCAGATTTCGCGCAATCCGGAGTTCGAAGACGCGCGTCGGGAGTTTTATCTGGGCCTGTACCGAGGGCTTGGGTTGAACGAGGAGCAAAAGGACAAAGCGTTGGGGCAGGTGTTCGACTACCTCGATTATGTCGGAGTCGGGCATGTGGACGTCGAGTTGCAAGAGGGCGACCGTGTGCCGGGGCACGAGGAGTATGAAGTGCTGTACACGCCGGGTCATGCGTTGGACCACATCTCGCTGTATGACGAGCAGGGCGGTGTGATGGTGCTCGGCGACCATCTGATCAAGCACATCTCGTCGAATGCGTTTCTGGAACCGCCGATTCGTCGGGGCGGGGAACGTCCGCGGATGCTGATGCTGTACCAAGAAGCGCTTCGCAAAGTGCAAGCGCTGGATTGGGAGGTCGGATACGCCGGGCACGGCGGAGAAGTCAGAGGGCACAAGGAACTGATCGCCGAGCGTCTGCTGAACATGGAGCGCCGAGCGGAGAAGGTTCTGGATGTGGTGCGCTCGGGAATCAACACCGGCATCGAGATCACGCTCACGATGTTCCCGCGCCATCTCGAACAACTTCCGCTGATCATCTCCGAGACGGTCGGCCATCTCGATTGGCTGGTGCACGACGGAAAGTTGAAAGTCGAAGATGACGGCGGGCTCTGGCGGTATTCGGTTGCCGAAGAGTGTGTACGATAA
- a CDS encoding DUF4064 domain-containing protein encodes MKRTAEFVMGLIGGIVGILCGFSGVLLGSVAASLQVDGSGTVSTASWIAIAVSVLGIVGAGIVKKSTKLGSLFMLIAAVVGFICISFFYTVPAILFLIAGIMGFARKGKGAVA; translated from the coding sequence ATGAAGAGAACGGCGGAATTTGTTATGGGACTTATCGGTGGTATTGTCGGGATTTTGTGCGGGTTCTCCGGCGTCTTGCTCGGCAGTGTGGCAGCGTCGCTGCAGGTGGACGGAAGCGGAACGGTTTCCACAGCTTCTTGGATCGCCATCGCGGTCTCCGTGCTGGGCATCGTCGGGGCGGGGATCGTCAAGAAAAGCACGAAGCTCGGCTCGCTGTTCATGCTCATCGCGGCGGTCGTCGGCTTCATCTGCATCTCGTTCTTCTACACCGTGCCGGCGATTCTGTTCCTCATCGCGGGGATCATGGGCTTCGCTCGCAAAGGCAAGGGCGCAGTCGCCTAA